From a region of the Bradyrhizobium diazoefficiens genome:
- a CDS encoding cytochrome b, whose product MTARLQYGKPAKILHWLVVALLAVQYPIGWLMPDIHRGMSPGAGMTFHISIGIVILALTALRLVWRLTHPVAPESSLPAWQRLSSEAVHWLLYVLVLATTISGWLFASFRGWSVSFFYFTPLPMLAPDNAAAGRAIDGLHQAMEWALLVVIGAHVAAAFAHIFIYRDRVMQRMLPG is encoded by the coding sequence ATGACAGCTCGATTGCAATACGGCAAACCCGCCAAGATTTTGCACTGGCTCGTTGTGGCACTGCTCGCCGTGCAATATCCGATCGGCTGGTTAATGCCTGATATTCACCGCGGCATGTCGCCCGGTGCCGGAATGACCTTCCACATCTCGATCGGGATCGTCATCCTTGCGTTGACGGCCCTACGCCTCGTCTGGCGCCTCACCCATCCCGTCGCGCCGGAGAGTTCCCTCCCCGCCTGGCAGCGATTGAGTTCGGAGGCCGTGCACTGGCTGCTCTATGTGCTCGTGCTTGCGACGACGATTTCCGGCTGGTTGTTCGCATCGTTCCGAGGGTGGTCCGTGTCGTTCTTTTATTTCACGCCGCTGCCGATGCTGGCGCCCGACAATGCGGCTGCCGGTCGCGCCATCGATGGCCTGCACCAGGCGATGGAATGGGCGCTTCTTGTCGTCATCGGGGCTCATGTGGCCGCCGCGTTCGCGCACATCTTCATCTATCGCGACCGCGTGATGCAGCGAATGTTGCCGGGCTAG